A segment of the Leptotrichia massiliensis genome:
TTCAATGATTATATTCTCTTTTGGTATATCTGGGATATTCTCTAAAACCAAATTTTTATACATTTCATTTGTTACCACGTAAACATTTTCAATATCTACTAAACTTTTTACCCTTTCGACTGTATGTTGTATCATAGATTTCCCATCATCTGTTAAAGATAAAAATTGCTTTGGTAAATTTATTCGGCTTTTAGGCCAAAACCTTTCACCTTTTCCACCAGCCATTATTACTACTGAAGTCAATGTAGCTCCTCCTTTTTTATTTGAAATTTTATTAGTGTGTTTTCAGAATTACATAAAACAACAACTATTATTATAAATTATTTTTTTAATAAACTTTCTAAATATTTTTTATAATTACAATTTTTTAACTTATTTATTATTTTAACAAGCATTTCTTTGTCTATCCAGCCTTTTGTATAGGCAATTTCTTCAAGACAGGCAATATAAAAGCCTTGTCTATTTTGAATTGCTTCTACAAAATTTGAAGCCTCTAACAAACCTTTTGGTGTACCTGTGTCAAACCAACTCATCCCACGTCCGAGAGTTTTTACTTTTAATTTTTCTTCAATCAAATAAAGTTCATTAATTGATGTTATTTCTAGCTCTTTACGTTTTGATGGCTTTAATGTCTTAGCTTTTTTTATAACTGTATTATCATAAAAATACAGTCCTGGGATTGCAAAATTTGATTTAGCTATTTGCGGTTTTTCTTGTAAAGAAATGACATTTCCGTGTTTATCAAATTCAACAACACCATAATCACTGGGATTTTTCACTGGATAACCAAATATCATTGCACCATTATTATTTAATTCTGTTTTTTTAGAATTTTCAAAGTAATCAATCGCTTCTTCAAGAATTTTTGAAAATCCATTTCCATAAAATATGTTATCTCCCAAAATCAATGTAACATTATCACAATCAATAAAGTCTTCTCCTATCAAAAAACATTCCGCAATTCCATTTGGCTCATTTTGAATTTTATATTCAATATTTATTCCTAATTGCTTTCCATCTCCAAGAAGATTTTCGAATAACAAGATATCTCTTGGTGTGGAAATTATTAAAATATTCTTTATATTTGCAAGCATAAGTACAGATAAAGGATAATAAATCATAGGCTTATCATAAACTGGCAATATTTGTTTGGAAATAGATTTTGTCAATGGATAAAGTCTTGTGCCAGAACCTCCAGCTAAAACAATTCCCTTCATAAGTCTCCTCCTTAAATAAACCATTTAATAAAAAGAATTTTTTCAATTTCAATATTATTTCCCTTTTCCAAATAAAACAGCCTTAGCCGTTTTTGCAACAATAAGCACATCAAGTATTAAGTCCTGATGTTTTAAATAGTATAAGTCATATTCAAGTTTTCTCTTTGCATCATCTAAACTTTCGCCGTATGGAAACATTACTTGAGCCCAACCTGTTATTCCAGGTTTTATAAGATGCCTTAGATTGTAGTAGTTTATCTGTTCTGCGTAATCTTTGGCTAGTATATCCCATTCTGGACGTGGTCCAATAAAACTCATTGTCCCTTTCAAAATATTCCAAAGTTGTGGTAATTCATCGATTCTTGTTTTTCTAATAAATTTTCCAAATTTTGTAACTCTTGTGTCACAATCCAAAGTATACTTTGAATATTTTTTAGGATCATGCAGTTTCATACTTCTAAATTTATAAACTTTGAAAGGTTTCATATTTTCGCCTATTCTTGTTTGTTTAAATATAACTGGCCCTTTAGATTCGCATTTAATAATTATTGCAGTAATTAATGCGAGAGGAGAAAGAACGACCATTAAAATTAATGCTAGTATTAAATCCATTCCTCTTTTTATATTTCTTTGCATTTCATTGTTCAAAATATCAAATCCATTTGATTGTAAAATCCATTCTTCATTTATTTGATTTATATCAATTTTCTTTTGGATATCTTCATTGAATTCTTCATAATTCATTATTTTTAATCCATTAATTTTCAAATCAAAAATACGTTTTGAATATTTTTTAAAATCAGGACTTTTTATATCTTTTACAATTACTAGAATATCCACATTATTTTTTACAATAATTGATTCCATTTCATCATATTTTCCAATTAAATATTTTGTTGCTCTAGTTTTATTATTTGAAATATATCCAATATAATTATAGTCAAGGGTATTTATAATATCTTCTTGGATGTTATTGTCTATATGATTTGACCCAAATATTAATACATTTTGTTTTTTCATATAAATTGAGCATATAATTTTTCTAAAAATTACTTGAAACACAAATATTAATCCAAACATATAAAATACATCAAAACGCTTCCAAAAGGCATATAACATTACAGAAAAGATACTATCAATTCCTAAATTTATAAAAACATCTTTAAGCCTAAAACGTTCTGCATAAAAATCCAGTTGTCCAAATACAAACTTTACAAATATAAATAAAATAAATATAAAATTTGTTAAATATTTTACTACATAGTCATATTTATCTAATAAAAGACTATAAATCATATATAAAATAAAAATATATAATATACGTATGCGTATATCTTTATTTAGTTTCATAATTATTCATCCTCACTTAACAAATCATTTATATAAACTCCATTTAAGAAGCATTCATTGAAGATTTTATCTTAATTTTTTTTACTAAAAGAATAACATTTTCTAAGACAAAAAATTATAATTTGTATTAAATAATTCCAAATGAGAAAAAAGATGAAAAAATTTATTTGAATTTTTGTGTAAATAGAAGTTTTATTCTCTATTTTTTATACATAATTACAGTATGAGTATAACATATTTTATTAGGAAATTCAAGTACTGGCAATTCAATAAAAATATGGCTTGGAAGTAATTTTAAACATTATAATGGTATGTGTTTGTTTTTTATATTTTTTAAAAATTTAATCAATAAGTTATACAACTCTGAAATTTAAATCCAGCAATCTAAATCTTTGAAATTGTTATTTTACTTAAAATTTGATATACTAAATTTATAAAAATAAAAAATATGGAGGAAAAAAATTATGAATTTTAATGATTACAAATATGAGCATTTGGACTTGGAAAAAATAAAAGGAGAATTTTCAGAGCTAATAGATAGTTTTGAAAAGGCAGAAAATGTAGAGGGACAAATTGAGGCGTTTGATAAAATTATAAAGCTGAGAAATCATATTGAAACTATGCAGACGCTTGTTTCAATTCGGCATAGCATTGATACTAACGATGAGTTTTATAATAAGGAAAATGAGTATATGGATGAAATTAGTCCAATTTTGTTTGGATTTACTAATGATTTTTATAGCGTTCTTGTGAATTCAAAATTTAAAAACGAACTTGTTGAGAAATATGGAAAATTATTGTTTGATTTGGCAGAAAATACATTGAAAGTTTTCTCGAACGAGATTATTCCAGATGCACAGGAAGAAAATAGATTATCCAGCAAATATTCAAAATTGATTGCCAGTGCAAAAATTGATTTTGATGGGAAAGAGCTTAATTTATCGCAAATGGTTCCCTATACGCAATCAAAGGACAGAAATGTGAGAATTGAAGCCGCAAAGAAAGTGGCTCAGTTTTTTTCTGAAAATCAAGAAGAATTTGACAATATTTATGATTCGCTTGTAAAAGTGAGAACTAAAATGGCACAGAAAATGGGATATAAAAATTATGTAGAATTTGGATATAAACAGCTTTCAAGACTTGAATACGATGCAAAAATGGTGGAAGGTTACAGAAAGCAAGTACTTGAAAACATTGTACCGCTACATACTGAGCTTCGTAAAAGACAGGAAAAAAGACTGGGAGTGGAAAAACTTAGATTTTATGACGAGGCTATAAAATTTAATTCTGGAAATGCTGATCCACATGGTTCACCTGAATGGATTTTAAATCACGGTAAAACAATGTATAAGGAATTGTCGAAGGAAACTGATGAATTTTTTACATTTATGACTGAAAATAATTTGCTTGACTTGCTTTCTAAAAAGGGGAAAATGAGTGGTGGATACTGCACTTACATTCCAAAATATAAGGCTCCATTTATTTTTGCCAATTTTAATGGGACTGCACATGATATTGATGTTTTGACGCACGAAGCAGGGCATGCTTTTCAAGTTTACCAAAGCCGAGGTTTTGAGGTGCCTGAATATTTATGGCCAACTTACGAAGCTTGTGAAATTCATTCAATGAGTATGGAATTTTTGACTTGGCCGTGGATGGACTTGTTCTTTCAAAATGATACAGAAAAATATAAATTTATTCATTTGTCAGAAGCTCTTTTATTCATTCCTTATGGGGTAACAGTCGATGAATTTCAGCACTGGGTTTATGAAAATTCAGAAGTTACTCCACAAGAGCGTCGTGAAAAATGGCTTGAAATTGAGAAAAAATATTTACCAACTAGAGATTATGGGGAAGCCAATGAATTGAAAAATGGAATTTTTTGGTTTAGACAAGGGCATATTTTCAGCTCGCCATTTTACTACATCGACTACACTTTAGCCCAAGTCTGTGCTTTCCAATTCTGGATAAAATCAAGGGAAGACAGGGAAAAAGCATGGCAGGATTATTTGAATCTATGTAAACTTGGAGGAAGTAAATCGTTCTTTGAACTTATGAAATCTGCCAATCTGAAAAATCCGTTTGAGGAAGGAATATTAGCGGCTGTAATTCCAAAAATTAAAGAATATCTGGATAGTGTCGATGATATGAATTTGTAATTTAAATCATTATTAAAAATAAAATTTTAAAATATTTCTGTTTTTCTATTGATTTAAAAAAAATTTAGTGATATAATAATTGTAGATACAAATTTAAAAGAATAATATATTAATTATATGGAGGTAATGTATAATGATTTATGAAAATATCTTAGACTTAATTGGAAATACACCTGTAGTAAAACTAAAATTTTTAAATGAAGAAAATATTGCTGATATTTATGTGAAACTGGAAAAATATAATATTGGTGGAAGTGTAAAGGATAGAGCGGCTCTTGGAATGATAGAAGCAGCTGAAAAAGAAGGAAAATTAAAACCAGGAGGAACAATTGTAGAGCCAACGTCTGGAAATACTGGAATTGCATTAGCTTTAATCGGAAAAGCAAAAGGATATAAAGTAATCATCATCATGCCTGATTCGATGAGTGTGGAAAGAAGAAGCATCTTGGCAGCTTACGGAGCTGAGCTAATATTGACTGAAGGGGCAAAAGGAATGAAAGGAGCAATCGCTGAAGCTGAAAAATTAGCGGCTGAAAACGGATACTTCCTACCTCAGCAATTTGAAAACCCTGCAAATCCTGCTAAACACTATGAAACTACGGCAAAAGAAATTTTGAATGACTTCCCACAAATTGATGCCTTTATTTCAGGAGTTGGAACAGCTGGAACTTTATCAGGAGTTGGAAAAAGATTGAAAGAAGAAAGACCTGGAGTGCAAGTGTTCGCTGTAGAACCTACAACTTCTGCAGTATTATCAGGAGAACAACCTGGAAAACATTCTCAGCAAGGTCTTGGAGCTGGATTCATTCCTGGAAATTATAATCCTGAACTTGTTGATGAAGTTATAAAAATAACAAATGAAGAAGCTATTGAGTTTGCAACAAGAGCTTCAAAAGAAAATGGACTATTTATAGGAATCTCTTCTGGAACTGCAATTGCAGCTGCTTACAAGGTGGCTAAAAAATTAGGAAAAGGAAAAAAAGTTTTAGCAATTTTACCTGATGGTGGTGAAAAATACTTATCAGTTGAAGTATTTAGAAATAATTTATAGAAAATAATAAGGCAAGAATTCTTTGATATTGCAGATATATCTAAGATTAATTGCCTTTTTTACAATCCTTAAAAAAATTTTATTACATTTGTATAAAAAAGTTGTGTTTAAAATAGTTTTAGTATATAATAAGATATAATTTTTAAGGAGTGTGATTACTATTTTTAAATGGTTACAAAATGAAATAAATAATATCGCAGAAAAGGATCCAGCAGTAAGATCCAAAATAGAAGTCTTTCTCTACCCATCCTTGCATGCGGTTATTAATCATAGAATTGCACATTTTTTTCAAAATCATAAATTATATTTTTTTGCAAGGCTTATTTCACAATTTTCCCGTTTTTTTACAGGAATAGAAATTCATCCTGGAGCAAAGCTGGGAAATAAAAT
Coding sequences within it:
- the rfbA gene encoding glucose-1-phosphate thymidylyltransferase RfbA, with translation MKGIVLAGGSGTRLYPLTKSISKQILPVYDKPMIYYPLSVLMLANIKNILIISTPRDILLFENLLGDGKQLGINIEYKIQNEPNGIAECFLIGEDFIDCDNVTLILGDNIFYGNGFSKILEEAIDYFENSKKTELNNNGAMIFGYPVKNPSDYGVVEFDKHGNVISLQEKPQIAKSNFAIPGLYFYDNTVIKKAKTLKPSKRKELEITSINELYLIEEKLKVKTLGRGMSWFDTGTPKGLLEASNFVEAIQNRQGFYIACLEEIAYTKGWIDKEMLVKIINKLKNCNYKKYLESLLKK
- a CDS encoding exopolysaccharide biosynthesis polyprenyl glycosylphosphotransferase, with the protein product MKLNKDIRIRILYIFILYMIYSLLLDKYDYVVKYLTNFIFILFIFVKFVFGQLDFYAERFRLKDVFINLGIDSIFSVMLYAFWKRFDVFYMFGLIFVFQVIFRKIICSIYMKKQNVLIFGSNHIDNNIQEDIINTLDYNYIGYISNNKTRATKYLIGKYDEMESIIVKNNVDILVIVKDIKSPDFKKYSKRIFDLKINGLKIMNYEEFNEDIQKKIDINQINEEWILQSNGFDILNNEMQRNIKRGMDLILALILMVVLSPLALITAIIIKCESKGPVIFKQTRIGENMKPFKVYKFRSMKLHDPKKYSKYTLDCDTRVTKFGKFIRKTRIDELPQLWNILKGTMSFIGPRPEWDILAKDYAEQINYYNLRHLIKPGITGWAQVMFPYGESLDDAKRKLEYDLYYLKHQDLILDVLIVAKTAKAVLFGKGK
- a CDS encoding M3 family oligoendopeptidase gives rise to the protein MNFNDYKYEHLDLEKIKGEFSELIDSFEKAENVEGQIEAFDKIIKLRNHIETMQTLVSIRHSIDTNDEFYNKENEYMDEISPILFGFTNDFYSVLVNSKFKNELVEKYGKLLFDLAENTLKVFSNEIIPDAQEENRLSSKYSKLIASAKIDFDGKELNLSQMVPYTQSKDRNVRIEAAKKVAQFFSENQEEFDNIYDSLVKVRTKMAQKMGYKNYVEFGYKQLSRLEYDAKMVEGYRKQVLENIVPLHTELRKRQEKRLGVEKLRFYDEAIKFNSGNADPHGSPEWILNHGKTMYKELSKETDEFFTFMTENNLLDLLSKKGKMSGGYCTYIPKYKAPFIFANFNGTAHDIDVLTHEAGHAFQVYQSRGFEVPEYLWPTYEACEIHSMSMEFLTWPWMDLFFQNDTEKYKFIHLSEALLFIPYGVTVDEFQHWVYENSEVTPQERREKWLEIEKKYLPTRDYGEANELKNGIFWFRQGHIFSSPFYYIDYTLAQVCAFQFWIKSREDREKAWQDYLNLCKLGGSKSFFELMKSANLKNPFEEGILAAVIPKIKEYLDSVDDMNL
- the cysK gene encoding cysteine synthase A produces the protein MIYENILDLIGNTPVVKLKFLNEENIADIYVKLEKYNIGGSVKDRAALGMIEAAEKEGKLKPGGTIVEPTSGNTGIALALIGKAKGYKVIIIMPDSMSVERRSILAAYGAELILTEGAKGMKGAIAEAEKLAAENGYFLPQQFENPANPAKHYETTAKEILNDFPQIDAFISGVGTAGTLSGVGKRLKEERPGVQVFAVEPTTSAVLSGEQPGKHSQQGLGAGFIPGNYNPELVDEVIKITNEEAIEFATRASKENGLFIGISSGTAIAAAYKVAKKLGKGKKVLAILPDGGEKYLSVEVFRNNL